The region CCTACAAGGGAAAAGATGGCCCTTGCTTAGAGCGGAATCAGGCAGTTGTCTACCGCGGTCCTTTCTCGAAGGTAACCGATGATGACGGCCACACCTATTTCCGCGGCGAGCGGATGGCGGTTTGCGATAAAACGTTCCACCTACTGCAATCGGAACCATACGCGGGACGATTCGATACGATCGAACCAATCAATGAGATCCCAGTTGAAGAAGCGAAGCCGTTTGCCTGTAAAACGAGTGCTCGCCGCCATCCTCGCGAGTCGAAAGGGATGGACTACGACGCGACGACCGAAGCACGCGCGGACTGCGCCGACGATTGCTGTTAAATCGCAACCATCATCAATATTTCGGCCAAATTGAATTTCAAATTTCCACGAGACACATCGCCATGCAACTCTCCTTGCTCCGACGCCAAAGCACATTAGCCAAAGCAGAAGCACAGCGTAACGTGTTGCAGGGGAATCAGATTCCTAACTTGCCTCAGTTCGATGAACACCTTTCCGACAGCCAGCTACCCCAACTGCAAGCATCAGGAATTGAAGTGCTTCAGGTTAACGTCGGCAAGCTTTGCAATCAGACATGCACCCACTGTCATGTTGATGCTGGCCCTGACCGGCGCGAGGCGATGTCGCGAGAGACGGCGGAGGCGGTTATTGACGCGGTGAAAACGTTCCGCATACCTACGCTCGACATCACCGGTGGGGCCCCGGAAATGAATCCGCAGTTTCGTTGGCTCGTCCAACAGGCCCATGCCCTGAATTGCCGCGTGATCGATCGTTGCAATCTGACGATCTTAATGGCCAACGGTTTTCAGGACCTGCCGGAATTCCTTGCTCAACATCGCGTCGAAGTCGTCGCGTCGCTGCCATGCTATCTGGAAGAGAACTGTGACAGCCAGCGTGGGGATGGTGTCTTCCAGCGTTCCATTGATGCCCTGCGACGACTAAACGATCTTGGGTATGGGCACCTCGATAGCGGATTAAGTTTGACGTTGGTTTATAACCCAGTCGGTCCATCGCTACCACCGAAGCAAGCCGATTTAGAAGCAGCCTATCGCAAAGAACTTGCGGCTCGATATGGAGTGGTCTTCAATCAGTTGCACACGATTACGAACCTGCCAATTAGTCGATTCCTGGATGACCTGCTCCAATCAGAACAGTACGAATCGTACATGCAAAAGCTTGTCGAGAGCTTCAATCCGCAAACCGTTTCCTATGTGATGTGCCGCACGATGCTTTCCGTTGATTGGCAAGGCAATCTATTTGATTGCGATTTCAATCAAATGCTGGAGCTACCCGTTCAGTCAAAATCACGTCGTATTGAAGACCTAACGTGGAAAGATGTCGCGGAACGGACCATCGCCACCGGTCGGCACTGTTTCGGGTGCACGGCCGGTAATGGATCGAGCTGCCAGGGAGCGGTCGTATCATGAAGACACACGTCATGGTCTTCACCCGTTACCCGGTTGCAGGAACGACAAAGACAAGACTCATTCCAGCTATTGGTCCCGAGAAAGCCGCGAAGCTACAGCAAAACCTCACGTCGCATACGCTCGAAGCCGTTCGCAAGTTTGCTCACGATACACAAGCAATACCGGAAGTCCATTTTTCTGACGGCGACAAGGACCTCATGCGTCGTATGTTCGGGGATGGCATTACTTATTTGCCGCAAACTGGCGGGAGTCTAGGCGAACGGCTGACATCTGCGTTCGAGGCGGCCTTTCAAGCCGGCGCAGATCGCGTGATCGTGATTGGTTCCGATTGTCCAAGACTCGATTCGGCGACATTAGCTAAAGCGGATGCCCTGCTGGAAAAAGCAGACATGGTGATCGGTCCTGCTGAGGATGGGGGATATTATCTGCTTGGTTTGAAGGCCCCGCGGCCTGAACTTTTCCAGGCAATTCCCTGGGGTGGTGCGGACGTTTTGTCAGCCACACTCCAAGCTGCCAAACAGCTGCAACTAACCACCCAGCAGCTTCCCGCGTTACCCGATGTCGACTATCCGGAAGACCTGATTCAATGTCGGGCCTGGCCAGAATTGGTTGCAAACGTTCTACCAGAAATCGTCCCAGGTCGGTTGTCGGTGATCATTCCGGCACTGAACGAATCAGAGCGAATCGCGTCGACGATTCGTACCATTCGAGATAGGTGCGTCGATCCGCACAACGTGGAAATCATCGTTTCCGATGGTGGAAGTAACGATGATACCTGTGAGAAAGCTCGGCAAGAGTTCGCCCTCGTTGTCAATTCCAGGGCAGGACGGGGTGTTCAGATGAATACCGGAGCCGTCAACGCCAGCGGCGACACGCTTTTGTTTCTTCACGCCGACGCACAGTTGCCTAGCCGATTTGATGAAGTCATTCGTCAGTCGATTGACGATACGCGTATTGCCGGAGCGTTTCGTCTAAAAATTGACGGCGATGGCTGGGGTTTGAAAATGATATCTCATATGGCCAACCTGCGATCCCGTGTTTTCCAGCGTCCTTATGGAGACCAAGGGTTGTTTCTTAAAGCTAAGACATTCTACGAGCTTGGAGGATTTCGCAATTGGCCGCTGATGGAAGACTTTGAATTGGTGCAGCGGCTTCGCAAAAAGGGAAAGATCGATCTGTCTAGATTGCCGATGACCGTTTCCGCGCGAAGGTGGCAGCGACGGGGAATTGTCCAGACGACCTGCTTGAATCAACTGATCATCCTGGCGTGGCGGCTTGGGGTATCTCCGGAACGACTTGCTGCGTGGTATCGTCGCCAACCGGCGACCAACTGACCGTCATTGTTTGCGGGAATGAATTCCTGAATGTCACCCAACGTCGAAATGATCGTGCGACTCTCGTTC is a window of Bremerella sp. TYQ1 DNA encoding:
- the arsS gene encoding arsenosugar biosynthesis radical SAM (seleno)protein ArsS (Some members of this family are selenoproteins.); the encoded protein is MQLSLLRRQSTLAKAEAQRNVLQGNQIPNLPQFDEHLSDSQLPQLQASGIEVLQVNVGKLCNQTCTHCHVDAGPDRREAMSRETAEAVIDAVKTFRIPTLDITGGAPEMNPQFRWLVQQAHALNCRVIDRCNLTILMANGFQDLPEFLAQHRVEVVASLPCYLEENCDSQRGDGVFQRSIDALRRLNDLGYGHLDSGLSLTLVYNPVGPSLPPKQADLEAAYRKELAARYGVVFNQLHTITNLPISRFLDDLLQSEQYESYMQKLVESFNPQTVSYVMCRTMLSVDWQGNLFDCDFNQMLELPVQSKSRRIEDLTWKDVAERTIATGRHCFGCTAGNGSSCQGAVVS
- a CDS encoding TIGR04283 family arsenosugar biosynthesis glycosyltransferase, with product MKTHVMVFTRYPVAGTTKTRLIPAIGPEKAAKLQQNLTSHTLEAVRKFAHDTQAIPEVHFSDGDKDLMRRMFGDGITYLPQTGGSLGERLTSAFEAAFQAGADRVIVIGSDCPRLDSATLAKADALLEKADMVIGPAEDGGYYLLGLKAPRPELFQAIPWGGADVLSATLQAAKQLQLTTQQLPALPDVDYPEDLIQCRAWPELVANVLPEIVPGRLSVIIPALNESERIASTIRTIRDRCVDPHNVEIIVSDGGSNDDTCEKARQEFALVVNSRAGRGVQMNTGAVNASGDTLLFLHADAQLPSRFDEVIRQSIDDTRIAGAFRLKIDGDGWGLKMISHMANLRSRVFQRPYGDQGLFLKAKTFYELGGFRNWPLMEDFELVQRLRKKGKIDLSRLPMTVSARRWQRRGIVQTTCLNQLIILAWRLGVSPERLAAWYRRQPATN